The Niallia alba genome includes a window with the following:
- a CDS encoding MerR family transcriptional regulator produces the protein MKAYTIREASKKLTATPTKLKQWEKELQGIIVIPRTKTGARIYTEKEITLLHEVKNLYKEKRKTAEVKETLTMLINRPKDEEVQKPKKEADDEQTSFEVVNKKEIDSAQSIESTPSPTAEQNFRILLSSLENYKQDFLEEVKDEIRNGLKKEVLETITKEIKAGSEETIHHITNSVNKTQEKTSEHLEEFSELLHKNTEKTATGYEEIQSKIKKLSQISKAERKTYSKQWTSNVSSTKEIKSMIEHLSKSNEELNKTVEQLNENDQYLMETLRLEREQMNKEIKQRERNFQELVQTFRHTAASQEKRRQWWRIFS, from the coding sequence ATGAAAGCATATACGATTAGAGAAGCATCTAAAAAACTTACTGCAACGCCAACTAAGTTAAAACAATGGGAAAAGGAGTTACAAGGAATTATCGTGATACCTAGAACTAAAACCGGGGCACGTATTTATACAGAAAAAGAAATTACATTACTTCATGAAGTAAAAAATTTATATAAAGAAAAACGGAAAACAGCAGAAGTCAAAGAAACATTGACGATGCTCATAAACAGACCTAAAGACGAAGAAGTTCAAAAACCAAAAAAGGAAGCAGACGATGAACAGACAAGCTTCGAAGTTGTTAATAAAAAGGAAATAGATTCGGCTCAGTCTATAGAATCTACACCATCACCTACTGCTGAACAAAATTTCCGCATCCTTCTTTCTTCCTTGGAAAATTACAAGCAAGATTTTCTAGAAGAAGTCAAAGATGAGATCCGTAATGGGCTTAAAAAAGAAGTATTAGAAACAATTACGAAGGAAATTAAAGCTGGCAGTGAAGAAACAATTCATCATATTACAAATTCAGTGAACAAAACACAGGAGAAAACTAGCGAACATTTGGAAGAGTTTTCTGAACTATTACATAAAAATACGGAAAAAACAGCAACGGGATATGAAGAAATTCAGTCTAAAATCAAGAAACTTTCTCAAATATCAAAAGCGGAAAGAAAAACATATTCCAAACAATGGACATCAAATGTTTCTTCCACTAAGGAAATTAAATCAATGATTGAACATCTTTCTAAATCGAACGAAGAATTAAATAAAACAGTGGAACAGTTAAATGAAAATGATCAATATTTAATGGAAACTCTCCGGTTAGAAAGAGAACAAATGAATAAAGAAATCAAACAAAGAGAAAGAAATTTTCAAGAATTAGTACAAACCTTTCGCCATACTGCTGCCTCTCAAGAAAAAAGGCGTCAATGGTGGAGAATTTTTTCTTGA
- a CDS encoding HAD family hydrolase, whose product MSTNYKILFLDIDGTILTPEDTIQDSTKIAVQLMKEKGLEVFLATGRPLHEISNIGETLAIQSFIGYNGAYAIHNGKDVFRQPMSPDLVTKYLEIANEKGNELILYTNTHNLLSHPEGEMTKQFSAKFHLKKNRAFTTDEKENILGITVVNLKEEDIALYEAFPDVHLSQVNIDGFRHSYDVISDKVNKGFAVSLILKKLDIEKASSIAFGDGLNDKEMLQVVGEGFAMGNAHEMLFSYAKHKTTSVTDSGIYNGLKWLGLITE is encoded by the coding sequence ATGTCTACAAATTATAAAATTTTATTTCTTGATATTGACGGAACCATCTTAACACCGGAAGATACGATTCAAGATTCAACGAAAATAGCAGTACAATTAATGAAAGAAAAAGGATTAGAAGTCTTTTTAGCAACGGGTAGACCACTACATGAAATTTCCAATATTGGTGAAACACTTGCCATTCAATCGTTTATCGGATACAATGGCGCTTACGCTATACATAATGGTAAAGATGTATTTAGACAACCAATGAGCCCTGACTTAGTAACCAAATACTTAGAGATTGCAAACGAAAAAGGAAATGAACTAATTTTATATACAAATACTCATAATCTACTTTCACATCCTGAAGGAGAAATGACGAAACAATTTAGTGCAAAATTCCATCTAAAGAAGAATAGAGCCTTTACGACAGATGAAAAAGAAAACATCCTTGGAATAACCGTTGTAAACTTAAAAGAAGAAGATATTGCTTTATACGAAGCATTCCCTGACGTTCACCTTTCGCAAGTAAACATTGATGGATTCAGGCATTCTTATGATGTCATTAGCGATAAAGTCAATAAAGGATTTGCCGTATCCCTTATTCTAAAAAAATTGGACATCGAAAAAGCATCTTCCATTGCCTTTGGAGATGGCCTTAACGACAAAGAAATGCTCCAAGTAGTCGGAGAAGGCTTCGCAATGGGAAATGCTCACGAGATGTTGTTCTCGTATGCAAAACATAAAACAACTTCTGTGACAGATTCAGGAATATACAATGGTTTAAAATGGCTAGGATTAATTACAGAATAA
- a CDS encoding thioredoxin family protein, with translation MKEIKTVDVFEEIINNGEINIVKFFTTWCPDCTRMDMFIDDIVEANNDKTWYTLNKDELPEIAEKYDVMGIPSLLIFKNGEKIGHLHSANAKTPEQVEEFLAAYK, from the coding sequence ATGAAAGAAATTAAAACAGTAGATGTATTTGAAGAAATTATTAATAATGGAGAAATAAATATTGTAAAGTTTTTTACGACTTGGTGTCCAGATTGTACAAGAATGGATATGTTCATTGACGATATCGTTGAAGCAAATAATGACAAAACATGGTATACCCTAAATAAAGATGAACTGCCAGAAATAGCTGAAAAATACGATGTAATGGGAATACCAAGCCTACTAATTTTTAAAAACGGCGAAAAAATCGGTCATTTACATAGTGCTAATGCAAAAACACCTGAACAAGTTGAAGAATTTTTAGCAGCATATAAATAA